Sequence from the Marinobacter antarcticus genome:
TCATTTTCCGCAATGTACGCTTCTACACGATCCCACAGGGCGTCGAATTTATCGGCCTCAAACGGGCGATTAATCGGCCCCCAGTGGATGTCGTCAGACGTGCTCGGCTCTTCGACGATGTAGCGGTCCATAGGAGATCGGCCGGTACGCTCACCGGTTTTTACGACCAATGAGCCATTGGAAGCCAGCTGCCCCTCGCTACGTGCCAGTGCCTGCTCGACCAGCCTTGCTGTACTCAGATCATTATAAGTCTTACTCACTTCGACCTCACCCTCGGGATGTCTTAGTGATTACTCAGGCCGCTCCCAAAAATTGGCGGAAAACTGAGCAATCGAGTCAATTCAGGCGCGCTATTATGCCAGAGGCGCCGGTAAAAAACGACTTCACGGAAGGCCGTGTGATTGATGGCTTCCGGGCCATTCCGTAACCATTGTTAGTGTAGCGTATGGCCAGCGAAAAGATGATCAATATCATTCCTATCGAAGCAATAGTGTGCGTGGCAGAACTGGCAATCCATGTCGATGGCGCCCTGTTCCTCCAGTATGCTGTAGCATTCGTCTTTGCCGATGGCCTCGAGCGCGTTGAGAGTTCTTTCCTTGGAACAGCTGCAGTGAAACGCTACCATTTCGGGGTCGAAAAGACGCACGGTTTCTTCATGGAACAGCCGGTGCAGCAGGGTTTCGCTGTCTAACTCCAGTAATTCTTCCGCTTTAACGGTGCGTGCCAAGTGGTTGACCCGCTCCCAGAGTTCGTCGTCCTGTTCAGTGGCTCCGGGCATGCGCTGAAGCATCAGGCCGGCGGCGCCATTTTCGCTGGAAAACAGGAACAGGCTGGTGGGAATCTGCTCTGAGCGTTCAAAATATTCTTCAATGCACCCTGCGAGGCTGTCGCGCTCCCGGGGAACCACGCCCTGATAGCGATTGCCTTGCTGTGGCGTAATGGTAATGGCCATGCGCCCGTCGCCCAGAAGGTTATGGAAACTTTCTTCGCTGACCGCATGCTCATCAAACCGTGCCAGGCCACGGATTTTCCGGTCATGGCTGCATTCGGCCATCAGCGTTCGTAGCGGGCCTTCGCCTTGGGCCTGAATGGATAAGGTGCCCTCGAATTTCAGGCTGCTGCTCATCACAATACTCGCCACAAGGGCCTCTCCAAGCAGGCCCCGGATGGACTCTGGGTAAGGTGCCTGACGGGTGATCTCATTAAAACTCTCGTCAAGCTGTACCCAGGCTCCGCGCACCTGGCTGTGTTCAAATATAAAACGCTGGAACTGATCGCGGGATGCCATGCTGGTTCTCCTGAAAACTGGGTGCTCGCATCGATGGGTGACGGCAGAGCGGTCTGGCTCAGATACCGTTGTGGTCACGGAATCGTTGAATGTCGCGACGATCTTTTTTGGAAGGTCGCCTGGCCGGCGGCAACTGGGCGGCCTGCATGGTCTTGCGCTGCCAAGAGAGATCTTCCCGTTTTTTTAAGCTGTCATCGGTTTCGTGGTAGAGCTTCTCAGCTTCCGGCGCTCCGCGCCGGCGCTCACTTACCTCGTCTACAACCACAACTTTTTCCTGCCAGCCCAGGCGCAAGGTGAGCATGGCTCCGTGCTCCACAAGACGGCCTGGCTTGCAGCGCTGGCTGTTGTAGTGGACTTTGCCGCCTTCAACGGCTTCTTTGGCCAGGGAGCGGGTTTTATAAAAGCGCGCAGCCCAGAGCCATTTATCAAGCCTTACCCGTTGATCGTCCGAAGT
This genomic interval carries:
- the hslO gene encoding Hsp33 family molecular chaperone HslO, translated to MASRDQFQRFIFEHSQVRGAWVQLDESFNEITRQAPYPESIRGLLGEALVASIVMSSSLKFEGTLSIQAQGEGPLRTLMAECSHDRKIRGLARFDEHAVSEESFHNLLGDGRMAITITPQQGNRYQGVVPRERDSLAGCIEEYFERSEQIPTSLFLFSSENGAAGLMLQRMPGATEQDDELWERVNHLARTVKAEELLELDSETLLHRLFHEETVRLFDPEMVAFHCSCSKERTLNALEAIGKDECYSILEEQGAIDMDCQFCHAHYCFDRNDIDHLFAGHTLH
- the hslR gene encoding ribosome-associated heat shock protein Hsp15, producing MAASTSDDQRVRLDKWLWAARFYKTRSLAKEAVEGGKVHYNSQRCKPGRLVEHGAMLTLRLGWQEKVVVVDEVSERRRGAPEAEKLYHETDDSLKKREDLSWQRKTMQAAQLPPARRPSKKDRRDIQRFRDHNGI